Part of the Sorghum bicolor cultivar BTx623 unplaced genomic scaffold, Sorghum_bicolor_NCBIv3 super_29, whole genome shotgun sequence genome, gggttctcccgTTGAAGTCTCGACCActcaggatggacgagatgggtcccggcgtttcgtcccgggatctcaaGGCATGCCAGATGtctaacgaggctccggcggatgatGAGGTTGCGGCCCGAGTTAGGGCGGCCGTTGCCGGTGACTTCCAGCCAGAGCACGTTGACGGTTTCCCTATGAGGCATGACAAGGGATCAATCGATCTGGTAAGTTCTTTTCTTGCATATGGCTTCGATTCTGGATTTTCTTCGATCCTCCTTTAAGCTTGTCTTTGCTCGCGTAGGGACCGATCGacgttcgatcctcgaggcctccagtaaaggaggatgaGGTCGATCACGACAAGCGGCGCCAGTCTGCGGAAACGCagaagtccgcaaaggactcagaaaagaaaaaggaaaagaagaagaatctcgatcgccaagcgttagaggcgcgtTGAGCAAAGTCTAGGaaaaggggggagcctgaggaagaatcccccaatgagGATGATGGCGGTGATGGTGACGACGACAGTGACGATTCAGAGGGAATGACGTCtcgtctcgaccggatcctcgagggcccgcctccgACCGGCGTCGATGTCCCGCGGACGGAAGTCCCAAAGGGGATGCCAAGCGGGTCTCGTGAAAGTCAGCGGAGGGAGCCATCCCCGCACCGCTCCCGCGCCGACACTCCTTCAGAGCCAGCGCCAGGTCGGAATGTCTCccgcccccaacctcctccCGCGTCTAATGCGGGCCATCGGGTCAAGTCCCTGACggcggggccactgactcgtggCCGCGCTGCGGCTTCCAGCAAGGGGGGAACGGATCGCAGGAGCGCCAGCCCAGGCGCTGGCCAGGCGGGAGATGCCGAGCCGAGGCCGGCGCCTGCTCGAGAGGTGCCTAGAGCCTTGACGCGGGGCGGCTCGAGGCCCgccggtcgaggtaccggcaggcgggtcgttctccctgtggggtaagatttCAATGTCGCTATTCTTGCTTTTCGATGCTTTTGCATTTTCTTGGGCCGCGGTCTTCATTTATGCTCGTTCTTCTtccctcaggttgaagcggacacTCGAACAagcccagccctcgatggccaagaggcttaagGTGGGAGCAACCTCCAAGGACTCAGGTTGGTGGTTCATCCCTgatatcatgctacctttggtCGTCCATCATGACTCTCTTTTTGTTTTTGCGTGCTTACAGGCTCCTCCAACCCCCGGCCGCCGACTGGTGTCGAGGGTGCTCTGCCCCGTCCATTGGTGGGGGAGTCTGCTCCACCGTCGCCGAAACGGATCGAGGCGCCTCGTCCTCACgaacaggagggagcccccgagcgtcCCCACTCTGGGGTCGAGGAGGATCCTATCACAATAAGTGACGGGTCTGGCGGCGACGGTCCTTCCAAGGACGCCCGCcccatggacgaggaggtcgaggcctcTCCCACCACAAAGCAaacgccttggcccatcgggctccatTCTGTCGAGGAGCGgaggaagaaagaggaggaggagcgtgtGCGGGAAACGCGGCAACGGCCGCCggaggggcagcagcagccgcagcagGAGGAAAAAGAGGAAgggcggcagcgagaaggtccccaactcgaggagctgctggagcaggaccgGCAGCAGGAACTGCGAGAGCTCTAGGAGCAGCAGAGGAGTCAGTAGTTGGAGGGACTGCTCGAGCCACCACCTCACAGTCCGCCCCAGCCAGTGCCGCCAACGCCGCAAGAGCATGAAGCCGGGGAGGAGGGTCTGCCAGTTTATAGTCCGCCGACCCCGGCATGGCTCCGTTCGGGAGCGCCTACCTTGATCCCAGCtaagtcggggcgagcggacggcgtggtggcaCTCGCTTGTATTATGCGCACCCCGGTCGACCCTAAGACTGAGATCAGGGGCacaatctacggcatggacgggattgctctgggttTCCTTCGAgagcgtcggtcgtgggaggaccgcattcCCGCCGAGGAAGACGAAGCCGGGACGTCAGGCGGCAGTGGCGCCAGCGATACtgggacctggaagacggttggtgacgacgggcggttcccctccctcgtcgacctgttcttgtgccacggggggtcactcgagaccgtcgaagaactcatccggggcgtcaaggcgcgtgctgaccaggagatggagaactggtgccctgaCCGGATCCAAATTCGGGCCTCCACCGATCcatccgagcccaacatctttttGGATGATTGGAAGGAGGCTGAAAAGTGGGAACatctcgaggagctccgcctctagatgaagcacgtggtggggctcctgtccgacGTCGTCCACAACAGGCTTGGATCGGCCTACTTTCTAAGTGTCTTTGGAACCTTGGTTGCTATAGGGCGTTTTGGTTCTGTATTCTTACTATCTAACTGCTggctcgcaggacctgaaagagacctcccgtatcaagTCAAGCTTCATCcatgccacgagaggcggctgggagcaactccccattctcaaggaccaactcctggagtcgcaggagaagctcctcaaggcctacaaggagctcttggcgcttgaggaggagaagaaggagacggaggctgctctggccgaggctcgagaagcctcgaggaaggcggtggaagaggccGCGCTGCTGAGGGAACGGACCATgatggtcgaggaggctgcgtccaaggcCTAGGAGGAGGCCTTGTCTTACAAGAATGCGGCtgctgacctggacaaggagaagggcctcctcaagactgaaCTTGCCTCCACCCGAGAAAccttccaaaggatgaaggtggagtgcgtaaATGGCGAGATTGCCCGGAGCGCAGCGGAGGAGGCCAAAAATAAGGCTCTTGAGGATCTTGAGGCGGAGCGGACTCGATCTCGTAGCCTCTCTGACGAcatcgatcgtctgaagagagcgctATTGGAAAAAGATGGAGCCATCGCGCAGgccggcaaggtgatcgaggatctgcgcgtcagcaacaccgagctggtgcgttccaacaaggagatcgagagggccaacaccaacttggtgggcgagaatacggctctggaggagaggattCGTGGTATGTTTCTACTATCGAGTTTCTTTCTGAGGTGTGCTTTGTGCTATCTAATTTCTCCATGTTGGTCCTTGCAGGGCTTAAAGATGAGCTGCTAgctgcccaagtcgaggcccgctccaccaaagctcagctcgagggggaggtcccTTTGAATGGTCGACTACggactgcgataagcgacctctcggcctcctaggagctcgagcctgttgacgagtcgagggaggaggctcgaggcgacgcactagtcgatcagctgtgctacctaggcgcaacgctgagggatcgagtgcgggacgcccttcatatcagagtgaagcgggcgatggcggtagtcTACTTAGGCTTTtcttacgacatggaggtggtgtcccacggcttcgtcaccgacatctccaagactgatgcagagaacgaggagaggctccacgccttgatcgacaacgcggaggtccctggggaaaggttggccaagttgTTCGAGCTGgaagtgcttcctcctgagactagctcgggcgcggACGATGGTGGTGAGAGCCGAGATGTAGattaaggcctgcgagcctacttTGGGTGCTAGGGCCCCTTGTACAGTACTTATCATTTTGTGTTAAGGAATGCTATGCTTTTTAAGTGGTTTATAAGATTTCTGAATGTTTGCCCGTCTatccgctcgaggttcctttgtTTCCCTTTGTGCCTTTGTTTGTATTCCCCGTTTGGTCTATTGTTTAAGGCGATCTcgattgcctcaagggtgaggaagcgagtagagtttccatagcccgggggcgtaggagttctcaggctcgttgtccctcggcccttaaggagctcgaggtgcctctactactcgaccgtgcgaggtttactaagtagggaCGAAAAAACGCTTGGTTTTTCGGTGCTTGGGGGGgatccccctgctagcccccgagggtgtatcgactatgatgggtcatacttggtactcccttctaacgtcgagattgcGACCcgtgaaaaagtaaattactcgagggaaagatcttattcattcatgcattcattcataaggccttggtacagaatgtacatgggaacataaagctttgaaattctaggggtagaatcgacgtagctgttcgatgttccacgcgttggtgaagaccgcccccttttcgtccgcgagctttTACGTGtctggcttcaggacctcggccaccatgtATAGGCCCTCCCagggtggggtcagcttgtgacgcccttggttgctttgccgccgtcgtaggacaagATCACCCACATTCAGATCtcttttgcgcacgtgcttattgtggtagcgtcgaagcttctgctggtatctagcggagttgaggagggccatgtctcgagcttcctcgagttgatcGACCGCAGTCTCTCGAGTCTCCTTGTTTGACTGctcgttgtacgctttgagtcgaggggacccatactcgaggtccgttgggagcacggcctcgaagccgtagaccatgaagaatggggtgtattttgtggccctactCGGTGTCGTCCTcaactccataggaccgaagagagctcctcgacccatttcttgccgaatttcttcaagcggttgTAGATTCTCGGcatgagcccctgcaaaatcatgccgttggcacgctcgacctggccgttagttcgagggtgagctactgccgaccagttcacacggatgtgatgccgatcgcagaagtccaagaactttttgccggtgaactgagtgccgttgtcggtgatgatgacgttgggaatcccaaaccggtggatgatgtcagtgaagaaaaggacggcctgctcggagtggatgttagtgatgggtcgagcctcgatccatttggagaatttgtcgatggccaccaacaaatgggtgtatcccCCTGCTGCCTTCTGTAGGGGCCCTACTAGGTCGACTCCCCATACCACgaacggccatgtgatggggatcatctggagagcgtgggcggggaGGCGCGTCTGCTTAGCGTAGCattgacacccatggcacgagcgtATGAGttcgatggcgtcagctacggccgttggctagtaaaagccttgtcggaaagcgttccctacaagggtccacggagcagcgtggtggccacaagcctccgagtgtagatcctcaagGAGTTTttggccttcctctatggtgatgtagcgctgcaagattcctgtcgggcttcgtcggtatagctcattgctttcgccgtagattacatatgacttggcccgtcgagcgatacggcgggcctcggatcggtcttctggtagctcgcaacgaatcaggcagtcgaggaacggcgtgcgccagtcgaacggtcgaccgggtcgcCGCTCTGCCTCCATTACCTCTGCTGCCGCTAGCAGTGTCTCGATGGTGTCAGATTGTTGTGGGGCGGTGTTTTCGACATCAGCCCCCgatcccaagtcgacggatggcttgtggagatctctcgagaatgcgtcgggcgggaccgtgcctcgagttgacgcgatcttggcgagttcgtcggctgcctcgttgtatcgtcgggcgatgtggacgagctcgaggccgtggaatttatCCTCGAGCCGacgtacctccttgcagtatgcctccatttttgggtcgtggcaattGGAGgatttcatcacttggtcgatgatgagttgggaatcacctcgaacgtcgaggcgtcgaactCCCAGCTCGACGGTGATCTTCAGcccattgacgagggcctcgtattccgcaACATTGTTAGATGCCGCAAAGTGTATCCTGATGatatacctcatatgaacgcccaggggcgagatgaatagcagacCTGCCCTAGTTCTCgttttcatgagagacccgtcgaaatacatcgtccatagctctGCTTGAACCTGAGCCGGGGGGAGTTGGGAGTCCGTTCATTCTACGACGAAATgcaccagagcttgagacttgatagctttgcggggctcataagtgagggtctcactcatgagctcgactgaccacttaccgattcttcccgtggcctcccaactttggatgatctcacccaaggggaaggacgagaccaccgtcatagggtggccgaggaagtaatgttgcagcttgcgtcgggcgaggattacggcgtagattagcttctggatttgtgggtaccgtgccttggtctccgagagcacctcgctgacgaaatagaccggcctctggactggcagcgcatgcccctcctcctgcctctcgactaccaccgccgcactgacgacctgggtcatcgaggcaacgtacagaagcagaggttctgtgGGTTGGGGTGGGACGAGGACCGGGGCAgagtcagtgttttcttcaagttatcgagggcttcctcggcttcaggggtccaagagaaatgctcgacttttttcaagagccgatacaACGGCAATGCTTTTTCTCCtaacctcgagataaaacgactcagcgccgccGAACATCCCGTGACCTTTTGCACTCCCTTGACGTCTTGGATCAACCCATCCTCGTGATggtcgagactttctcgggattggcctctatgccgcgttgggagactatgtaccctaggagcatgcctcgaggtacacaAAAGACACACTTAtctgggttgagcttgatcttgttggcgcgtaagcaactgaaagcgatctcgaggtcctgaatcaggtctcctcgttgctttgacttgacgatgatgtcgtcgacataggcctcgaccgtcgaccctatgtgtttgccaaacacgtggagcatgcagcgctggtatgtggctcccgcgtttcgaagcccgaacggcatggttacataacaatacatcccaaaaggcgtgatgaaagatgttgcgagctggtcggactcttttatttttatttgatggtaaccagaatatgcatcaaggaaagaaagggtttcacatcccgcagtagaatcaacaatttgatcgatacgtggtaatggaaaaggaactttcggacatgctttatttaaacttgtataatcgacacacatcctcattttcccattctttttcttaactagtacagggtttgctaaccagtcgggatggtgaacctccttgatgaatctggccgtcaaaagcttgtggatctcctcaccaatgatcttgcgcttctcctcgtcgaagcagcgcaaccgttgcttcactggcttggaaccggctcaaatttccaaggagtgctcggcgacttccctcggtatgcctggcatatccgagggactccatgcaaacatgtcggtgtttgcacggagaaagtcaacgagcacggcttcctatttggggtcgaggtcggcactgatcgtcagcaccttgccatcggagttgttggggtcgagtgggatcttcttcGTTGCTtttgccggctcgaagctgcccgcgtggcgcttaggctctggagcctctgcggccagggcctcgagcttcgaggtgagctcggtggagttctcaacAGCTTCCCCGTATTCGatgcattcgacgtcgcactcataCGCGTgttcgtaggaggagctgacggtgatgacgcccttgggcccgggcatcttcagcttcaagtaggtgtagttggggatagccataaacttggcgtagcccgggcgcccgatgatggcgtggtacgtgccccggaatcCCACTACCTCaaaagtgagggtctcctttctgaaattggccgccgtgccaaagcagaccggcaggtcgattcgacctaccggcaacgccttcttTCCAGGTACGACGCCGTGGAAACCGTCggtgcttggttggagctgcgccctgttgatgccgaggaggtcgagggtctcgaggtagatgatgttcaggctactgccgccgtccatcagcaccttcgagagtctggtgttgacgatgatggggtcgacgacgagcgggtagacgccaggggcgactaccttgtcggggtggtcgtctcgatcgaaggtgataggagtgcttgactagctgaggtactggggcactgccatccttgccgcaaagaccttgcggcgctccctcttgcgctgcctcacggttagctgcgtcgagggtccaccgtagatcatgtagcagtcgtggacggttgGGAACCCTTCGTCGTCTTTGTCATTCCCCTTATTGCCGCTCCTCTCTTTCTTCGGATCGTCACgagtgtccttcttgaaccccaggccgtcgaagtgcttcttcagcatacggcagtcttcgagcttgtggtttgcccctcccttatgaTAGGGGCATGGCTCTTTTAGCATTTTGTCAAAGATTGCCCCCTCTAGGGgccctcgaggccttttgcgctcCACGGCGGTGACGAGATCGTTGTCGAGGTCCTCCCGCTGAAATGGccgtgttttcttcttctttttgttcttcttgggccctcgactggggccctcatcatcatcggctgacggcttgcctttccttccttcgcaGCTAAAGAAGGCGCCaaccgcttcttcccctgcagcgtagttcgccactacgtccatcagctcgtcgacagtttgagggcgattccggcctaattcccgcaccaagtctcgactggtggtgccagagacaaaggccatgatgacgtcgtggtcggggatgtgtggcagctcagtgcgctacttcgagaagcgtcgagcatactcccggagagtttctcctgacttctgcttgcatttgctgaggtcccacgagttgccaggccgtatgtaggtccctttgaagttaccctcgaacaccctgaccaaatcgacccagtcgtgaatctggttggccgggagctcctcgagccatctgcgggcggtgtcggagaggaagagtggtaactgtcggatgatggctcgatcgtcccctcgagcgcctcccagctgGCAGGCTAgcctgaagtctgccagccacagttctggcttggtttcgccgttgtatttagcaatgctggtcgggggtcggaacgggctgggcagtGGCGTGccgcggattgccctgctgaacacccgagggcccggtggttccggggccatccggtcctcgtcgctgtcgtatctcccgccaCGGTGGGCGCTGTAGCCGCGCTCTTCTGCGTCCCCATACCGGCGGCGATGGTTCTCGTCGTGCGTCATGTCGTCGTTGGTTGTCGACGAGGAGGACGAGGGTTGTCTTTTTCCCTTGAgggggcggctgctgatggaccgacacctccttttcgttctgggccggctcatcacgcttttctgtggccgctcctcgacgtcgagaggccgagctctcggcctgctgaactgccgccacctggagcagagtatgcacctcgtctcgaatacgtcgcgcttgggagttcgactgatgaggacatcaacaccagcgatacatatcctacatcctctccgacacaacctatagctggtcctcttactcgtgctcgtgctcgtcaactcaaccttcaagtaagttcagttttaaactcttgtcaatcatatttagacaatggagacacgtgcactttcgtgttgctcaggaataatggacaagatcagcaagggaaggttcaactgcattcagaatttgaggcaacaccaacttcaagggctgattgcatatgggaagagtgataacttaacaaaggtgattggagatcaggtccaagcctccacaacatcctctatcaagttaccacgtcgcttctaaagcaaggaaacaaagagtccaaacccaacacgttttgggagttggattcggactggaaaataactctaacttgtatggatcaccacggcgtcatatggactccaactgggacgttcctatacttgttggaaagctcatgaagtctactttccaatgggtccaaccacatatctatgcagcttatgagtcgggcgcagtccttgttttcgtgccgacacctttttctgttttggtgctgcgtcaccctattttggaccaatggcccatgtatcaagttgagtccattagggacgcgtcgtagggttggaggatgactctagcacccctttggtcgtcctcccctctatttatttacatctagagcggccatgaacaactgggttttgattagataaagtttagccttcgctacttgcttgtaaacgcgcgtgctgatccagccgcccgtctacttgttttcgaaaccccacttcattagagattgagtttgaaaccttcatttacatctagtaatttagtacttgttctacttgttcttgctggttcttcgattgcttgcaggacgagtgccctagtggccggatgttgcgctccacaagatcgtgacagccattggaggcggtgtatcggttgctaaggcgcggccttagaaggctgtagtcgggccatgaacgtcatctccattcactaatcgagttatccagcgcctctcatcgaaagatcgggcgaaaaccctagtgggttcacatcatcgacggttcgggcatattgctcagcagcattgtcgctgccacgacgttctggcccgctcgagggaaacggctgacgggctgctcaggcTCTCTGTCTCCAACGATCtgccgatgtacctctcgagcccgtctgcggacacttccgctagGTGGGTAAGGCAAGTCCTGCTCGAGGAACTGTTCAAGCAGaacaaggcgctcgcgatcctcgTTGAGCTTTGCTTTGAGCTCGCGTAGCTGCACAATTTGCGtggctctgtcttcttgtggaggggggtcgacttgaccgtgattcccaggcgtcctggggtcttcccttgccgcaggggctcgaccgccagcaATAGCGTCTTGTGTCTCAtcggtggtttccaccgccccgtcgatatggaagcattccctagtagggtcgtagctgtcggtctcagagtcggagtctggctcggtggcgtagaaacatccacatccctcctccagcagccgttgactgagtgaggtgatcgtgtactgCCCAggacctaggcggcggaggcctcgtacctgagaGAAATTCGGCAGCTCGGACATCCGTTGTTGTGCTCCCgtgtcacgtgggaggaccattggtctctccacgtacgtttgGGCGTTCGGAcaaatcgccctggcgagcgatgccACGGCGTTGTCCAAGCCAAACGGCAacgctcttcttggggcgaacagcccgtgtggaagtagcgttGCGGCGGGCGAGAGCGCGCAGCGCGCGCCATCTCCCGTTGTCGTCGTGCGATCCTTGTGGCGTCGGGCCATCATACCCACggtttcggcgcgcggggctgtcggatcatgtgtcacctcctgcctggcacgagCTGTCGGTCGTGAAGAGGCAGAGGGGTGATGTGGCGCTGCCCacacctcttcttgggcggggaagcATGGTGATGAGGACGTCTTGGAGCCCTCAATCGTGCTgccgcaacgcgggctcctcccggtcctttgaccgagagcaggatcatgtcatagtcggaaccagtagacatgaactcgaggctcccgaaccaaatcaccgtggagcgcggaattggCGAGATGAGAGTGGCCAtgtggaaaggaatgggaaatcggtgaaaaacatacAGGACCCCTACCTAGCGTGCCAATTGTTGgtgtttccccccggggggtcacaccaacgagtgaatttgtatgcgtgcttccctttccagatggtgaagcaagaaaagacacaaagatttatcctggttcgggcaagagaaggccctacgtccagcggggggaggagagtttgtattatcttgcacctaagtgcttgtacaggggtgaatacaggagTGTATGAACTGGaatggagatggagtatggaaACTCTACAACGCGTGAGTGTTGTGTTGTATCGCGTCTTGTGTATCCGCTCCCGGgcctctccttttatagttccaaaggaggcctagggtacatgtataggcgtcagagtaggggtcgatagaggtatggcacgctgacctactcgaggcctctgtaccggcgtggtctcaagCTATCTtgtcttggtagcttgatgatgattacgtgtgcccctgtatcccgctctgtgcgccgtcctgGGCTGGTTTAcgtgtcgcacgcttgtacgtcgcggcagcagctacgtcggagtggttgaagtGCTGTCACTCGTCACCCAACCCTTtcccaggaaggaaacgtgcctACTCAAGGGTCGGATGTCGTGTAACGGCTCGCTaaccagagcgctgaccttgggtgtctcgagggggtcttgattagacgttccgacccactTTCTGCGTCCCGCCACGTTCTggttcgtttggtggggaaggctgcaaaaaggatgacgagacgggtgcctgttccctatcacgcttcctgcacatcagttagggtataactgttccctatcacgcttcctgcACATCAGttaggtgcctgttccctatccgTGCGTATAACTGGGTAGGGCatcgagttggaggcctcgacttgcgtacggatATTCTCGTTAtgcacatcagttagggtaccccttactgatatcctcgacacccACCTCCGGATTTCTTTGAAGTacaggtccatcttctcgtgagtcgtgtcccactccttatttaactggttgatgaccagggcagagtcGCCGCAGACGTAAAGGCGCTTAACTCCCAGCTCGACAGCCAATCGGATGCCGTGCAGGGATGCTTCGTACTCaacgacattgttggatgccggGAAGAGGATCCGAAGGTCATTGCGtaatttgtccttgtttggtgaaatgaAAAGGATGTCGGCACcagcgccattgatgtttaaagacccgtcaaagaacattgaccagtgatcgAAGATATCTGATGAGGGAGGTGCGTTGAGAtctgtccattctgcgatgaagtcgaccagagcttgagacttgacagttgtCCGACTCTGGAAA contains:
- the LOC110431501 gene encoding uncharacterized protein LOC110431501; the protein is MTSRLDRILEGPPPTGVDVPRTEVPKGMPSGSRESQRREPSPHRSRADTPSEPAPGRNVSRPQPPPASNAGHRVKSLTAGPLTRGRAAASSKGGTDRRSASPGAGQAGDAEPRPAPAREVPRALTRGGSRPAGRGTGRRVVLPVGLKRTLEQAQPSMAKRLKVGATSKDSGSSNPRPPTGVEGALPRPLVGESAPPSPKRIEAPRPHEQEGAPERPHSGVEEDPITISDGSGGDGPSKDARPMDEEVEASPTTKQTPWPIGLHSVEERRKKEEEERVRETRQRPPEGQQQPQQEEKEEGRQREGPQLEELLEQDRQQELREL